GTGCAGAGGATGAATGCCAGCGAGGGACGGCCGTCCTTTATAATCCCGCTTTTCGGGGTAATGAGGAACTGGCGGCAAAGGTTTTAGAGAGAATCGTGGCCAGGGTCAAGACACCGGTACGGGGAGTTAAAGCAGACGAGGAGCTGGCCTGCCTTGGGGAGGTGCCCGGCTTAAAGCTGGAACCGGTAGCCATTACCAACTGGGTCGATGAAGGTTTGCTGCGCAACCCCTATTTCCATCAGAAGGTAGCCCTGGCTACCGCTGTAGCTATCAAACAATATTTCCAGCGGGGGAAATATGCCTATGGCCGGGAAGAATGAGAAAAAATTCTTCTATAAAATACCCATCCGCACCCATATCATTACCGAAAACGACGATATAGTCAGCCTGGCCATAAAATATAGTACCGGTATTGCTGCGCCCGGCGATGTCATCTGCCTGGCGGAAAGTGTCGTCGCCATTAGCCAGGGACGGGCTATTTTACCGGAAACAGTACGCCCCGGGAGGCTGGCCCGTTTTTTAAGCCGTTTTCCCGGTAAAGACGGGAGTCTCGCCACGCCGCCGGCCATGCAGCTGGCCATTGAAGAAGCAGGTAGAGCGCGCATCCTGGCCGGCTGTGCCGCGGCTGCTGTGGGCCGGTTGATCAAGAAAAAGGGCCTTTTCTACATTGTAGCCGGGCGCGAGCTGGCCCTGATCGATGATATAGCCGGTACCATGTACCCCTACGAGAGACATATTGTCATGGGACCTAAAAACCCGGGCCGGCTAGTACAGGGTATTAAAAAGGCTACCGGTGCAGAAGCCGTGATTGCCGATGTCAATGATAAAGGGTGTGTTGACATCCTGAGCATCACTGATAAGCGTTACAGGCAAGCAGTAATTGAGGCTTTAAGGGATAATCCCTTTGGCAATGAAGATGAGCAGACGCCCATAGTTATCCTCAAGCGCCGGGAAATGAGGGGATAGATGGCCATAGAATCGCCCAATGACGGGCGATTTTTTACTTGTCCTGCAAGTGGACGAGAACGT
This Moorella sp. E308F DNA region includes the following protein-coding sequences:
- a CDS encoding coenzyme F420-0:L-glutamate ligase, which codes for MAGKNEKKFFYKIPIRTHIITENDDIVSLAIKYSTGIAAPGDVICLAESVVAISQGRAILPETVRPGRLARFLSRFPGKDGSLATPPAMQLAIEEAGRARILAGCAAAAVGRLIKKKGLFYIVAGRELALIDDIAGTMYPYERHIVMGPKNPGRLVQGIKKATGAEAVIADVNDKGCVDILSITDKRYRQAVIEALRDNPFGNEDEQTPIVILKRREMRG